One Drosophila santomea strain STO CAGO 1482 chromosome X, Prin_Dsan_1.1, whole genome shotgun sequence DNA segment encodes these proteins:
- the LOC120456726 gene encoding adenylate cyclase type 9 isoform X1 gives MSESRRQSVSSRAMPPGVLVNDSRANSTDDIQIALAPHIQTYLSQTGRRHSCCSVMLPVAFERAAAKSWLDPKFDSPVLEEQYQASVFPHIRMRYRFTLSYILLCSLMWCLYFVVDGGSEDFWRPISSSFSMLSLVTIMALCFTHWDLYREHRTVTSALTALLLCGASLAFLTYTGRAFSPLGHFAICLEIVLLIYTALPMPLWLGASTAISYSIAFEMVSHMVIGCSAIHGGPMHGGAGEAAGSAGGSGVEANGDPSNRILILRIMAHLSVHLVGVHVLIMNLVRMRGTFMKVGQNLLVRRQLEMEKQLKEKMIHSVMPPKVADMLLNEGGPSGLDASGLPPESHYMRPRASNDVKSLFRPFHMHSMENVSILFADIVGFTRMSSTKTAEQLVEILNDLFERFDDLCSLSGCEKISTLGDCYYCVSGCPEPRADHAICCVEMGLGMIDAMRCFDAQRHEGVKMRVGVHTGTVLCGIVGTRRVKFDVWSNDVSLANKMESSGKPEQVHISQETSSFLGDAYYLEEGEEVFGHRTYFVVGRRRDFTRTNSLSPSMPANATGSSLLLPGAHGASLSQSATNVSVVQPNVPPASPVGQLSSSLNPSPVLSMRPRLTSLSMKMRKKSQNRDRDVERGIIHPAAAGVPPVIVVRERPKIIITTKSLPGSLDSDEQPPVSPPLPPPANPPATETRSKIKLKVWKIPRFLKRFEDLTNRSSCGSISSAAHLEKEREREREKEELHHQNQLNPEETLAFMDNQMQNGNGCGYQQLPVLVESNHRTQTLDIPAARPVLHHAATSTALASSVLRSPEAGVSGGGGCCSPGQFSMYDDIIDVRSYISQSRSDISPFGRSGSYRSQCGRQSTGGVNGAGGAAGVGTEGRAGTSQAAPPVEQSPLPRPRASTLATGRPTPNSLEPGTSSTSPCCLPAPGNSGGCGGIYPPTHSRQSSICPSATSRKDSGIKSNSRRSSIQQQIYALNQTAISQHRVSGYFTSSTSSISNLGEVQGLGLPLAVQPPPPLLMPACSSQMADPLAACLQQLRKQSDLQLIRCVRDNARSQRSYLVKPPLRKFSLYFKSRQLERDFRSKAHRFGAENETEGPPTLATPRYNTYIDIFVGIAVYLCISVSLFLMTQNTVSPSFRLWVTLFSCFTGIQVFALFLFTRQMCRRQSGSNVSNRFRSKSTTSEDLEREERTGGAGGTPHFESCADRIFEAISSWYPWHICLAVLMAMPVLLIIANFLLLDLEQLEAFEYHYGFLIFVCIVHFCNFTQLNCWVRNVLAFLAALCFIGIAVSQLMVYSHNRSDQQQDQEASNFIQEIKWFQDYHVEIYLDLLLILVLVWFLNREFEIGYRLTFYGNAVANQDKVRVQNMKNQADMLLHNIIPKHVAEHLKNTAKYSENHHNIAIIFASIVNFNEMYDESYLGGKEFLRVLNELIGDFDELLSRPEFRAVEKIKTIGSTFMAASGLDPSHRGTGNEHIHTLMEFSIAMQEVVDAFNKDLLEFNLILRIGMNIGDVTAGVIGTSKLYYDIWGDAVNVASRMDSTGLPNRIQVGKDCLPFLTNRYEFEPRGSVYVKGKDHMEVFLYTTRRDNPLDDDVADKVEQLATKKKEYEERDEDAVQDEQQEEDDDDEEEEEDDLHSSETTTLFKSQESLQANGGSHLASTVTTTTHAITLTNNNNHNSSNNNNDIGTSTATTTANNNSMPVET, from the exons TCGCGCCGACAGTCGGTGAGCTCCAGGGCGATGCCGCCGGGCGTTCTGGTCAACGATAGCCGGGCGAACTCCACCGATGACATCCAGATCGCCTTGGCGCCCCACATCCAGACCTACCTGAGCCAGACTGGCCGGCGGCACTCCTGCTGCAGCGTGATGCTCCCCGTGGCCTTCGAGCGGGCGGCGGCCAAGTCCTGGCTGGATCCCAAGTTCGACTCCCCGGTCCTCGAGGAGCAGTACCAGGCCAGCGTCTTTCCACACATACGGATGCGGTACAG GTTTACCCTCTCGTACATCCTGCTCTGCTCGCTGATGTGGTGCCTGTACTTCGTGGTGGATGGCGGATCGGAGGACTTCTGGCGCCCAATCTCCAGCTCCTTCTCGATGCTCTCGCTGGTCACCATCATGGCGCTGTGCTTCACCCATTGGGACCTGTACAGGGAGCACCGAACGGTGACCTCCGCGCTGACCGCGCTGCTCCTCTGCGGCGCCTCATTGGCATTCCTCACCTACACGGGCAGGGCATTCAGTCCGCTGGGTCACTTCGCCATCTGCCTGGAGATCGTGCTGCTGATCTACACGGCTTTGCCCATGCCCTTGTGGCTGGGCGCCAGTACTGCGATCAGCTATTCGATTGCCTTCGAGATGGTGTCGCACATGGTCATCGGATGCAGTGCCATTCATGGTGGTCCCATGCacggaggagcaggagaagcagCAGGTTCAGCAGGAGGATCAGGAGTGGAGGCGAACGGAGATCCCAGCAACAGGATACTCATCCTGCGGATAATGGCCCACCTGAGTGTGCATCTGGTGGGCGTGCATGTGCTGATCATGAATCTGGTGCGCATGCGCGGCACCTTCATGAAGGTGGGTCAGAATCTCCTCGTGCGTCGCCAATTGGAGATGGAAAAGCAGCTCAAAGAGAAGATGATACACTCGGTGATGCCGCCAAAAGTGGCCGATATGCTGCTCAATGAGGGTGGCCCATCGGGTCTGGATGCCAGTGGTTTGCCACCCGAATCGCACTACATGCGACCACGTGCCTCCAACGATGTGAAGTCCCTGTTCCGGCCCTTTCACATGCACAGCATGGAGAACGTGAGCATCCTATTCGCGGACATCGTTGGCTTCACCCGCATGTCCTCCACGAAAACGGCCGAACAGCTGGTGGAGATACTCAACGATCTCTTCGAGCGTTTCGACGACCTCTGCTCGCTGAGTGGATGCGAGAAGATCTCCACGCTGGGCGATTGCTACTACTGCGTGTCCGGCTGTCCAGAGCCACGGGCGGATCATGCCATTTGCTGTGTGGAAATGGGCCTGGGCATGATTGATGCCATGCGCTGCTTCGATGCCCAGCGCCACGAGGGTGTCAAGATGCGAGTGGGCGTCCACACGGGCACCGTTCTCTGCGGCATCGTCGGCACGCGGCGGGTGAAGTTCGATGTGTGGAGCAACGACGTCAGCCTGGCCAACAA AATGGAATCCTCGGGAAAACCGGAGCAGGTGCACATCTCACAGGAGACATCCAGCTTTCTGGGCGATGCCTACTATTTGGAGGAGGGCGAGGAGGTGTTTG GTCATCGCACGTACTTCGTGGTGGGAAGACGACGCGACTTCACACGCACCAACAGCCTGAGTCCCAGCATGCCGGCGAATGCCACGGGCAGCTCCCTGCTCTTGCCCGGCGCCCATGGCGCCTCCCTTTCCCAGAGTGCCACCAACGTGTCGGTGGTGCAGCCGAACGTTCCACCCGCCTCGCCGGTGGGTCAGCTGTCCAGCTCGCTGAATCCCTCGCCGGTGCTCTCCATGCGACCGCGTCTCACCTCGTTGAGCATGAAGATGCGCAAGAAATCGCAGAACCGCGACCGGGATGTGGAACGTGGCATTATCCATCCGGCGGCAGCGGGCGTTCCTCCGGTGATTGTTGTACGCGAACGCCCCAAaatcatcatcaccaccaaGTCCCTGCCCGGCAGCCTGGACTCTGATGAACAACCGCCAGTCAGTCCACCGTTGCCGCCACCGGCAAATCCCCCAGCGACGGAAACGCGATCGAAGATCAAGCTAAAGGTGTGGAAAATTCCACGTTTTCTCAAGCGATTCGAGGATTTAACCAACAGAAGCAGCTGCGGCAGCATCTCATCCGCCGCTCATCTGGAGAAGGAAAGGGAGAGAGAGCGGGAGAAGGAGGAGCTGCACCATCAGAACCAACTGAATCCCGAGGAGACCTTGGCATTCATGGACAACCAGATGCAGAACGGCAACGGTTGTGGCTACCAGCAGTTGCCCGTTTTGGTTGAGTCCAACCATCGCACCCAGACTCTGGACATTCCGGCCGCTCGTCCGGTACTCCATCATGCAGCTACATCCACGGCACTGGCCAGCAGCGTGCTCAGATCGCCGGAGGCGGGAGTCAGTGGAGGCGGGGGATGCTGTTCCCCTGGTCAGTTCTCCATGTACGATGACATCATCGATGTGCGTTCCTACATCAGTCAGTCAAGAAGCGATATATCTCCATTCGGTCGTTCGGGCAGCTATAGATCGCAATGTGGCCGCCAGTCAACGGGAGGAGTGAAcggagctggaggagcagcaggagttGGGACCGAAGGAAGAGCTGGTACCTCCCAGGCAGCGCCACCAGTGGAGCAATCGCCACTACCGCGACCACGAGCCTCCACTTTGGCTACCGGAAGACCCACACCGAATAGCCTGGAACCGGGCACTTCGTCCACGAGCCCCTGCTGCTTGCCAGCTCCGGGAAACTCCGGCGGCTGTGGTGGCATCTACCCGCCCACGCACTCCCGCCAGTCGAGCATCTGCCCATCGGCCACTTCGCGCAAGGATTCCGGAATCAAGAGCAACTCGCGCAGATCCTCTATACAGCAGCAAATCTATGCACTCAACCAGACGGCGATTAGTCAACACAGGGTCTCCGGTTACTTCACCAGCTCCACGTCCAGTATATCCAACTTGGGAGAGGTGCAAGGACTGGGACTTCCGCTGGCGGTGCAACCACCACCGCCTCTCCTGATGCCCGCCTGCTCCTCACAAATGGCGGATCCACTGGCCGCCTGCCTGCAGCAGTTGCGCAAGCAATCGGATCTCCAGCTCATCCGTTGCGTGCGGGATAATGCCAGGTCGCAGAGGAGCTATCTGGTGAAGCCGCCGTTGCGGAAATTCAGTTTGTACTTCAAGTCACGGCAGTTGGAGCGCGATTTCCGGTCGAAGGCCCATCGTTTTGGTGCGGAAAATGAGACGGAAGGACCGCCGACTTTGGCCACGCCACGCTATAACACCTACATAGATATATTCGTGGGCATTGCGGTTTATCTGTGCATCTCCGTCTCACTGTTTCTGATGACCCAGAACACCGTATCGCCGAGCTTCCGGCTGTGGGTGACCTTGTTCTCCTGCTTCACAGGCATCCAAGTGTTCGCCCTCTTCCTGTTCACAAGGCAAATGTGTCGCCGGCAGAGCGGGAGCAATGTCAGCAATCGATTCAGATCCAAGTCGACGACTAGCGAGGATTTGGAGCGTGAGGAGCGTACAGGTGGAGCAGGGGGAACACCACACTTCGAGTCTTGTGCCGATCGCATTTTCGAGGCCATATCCAGCTGGTATCCGTGGCACATTTGCCTAGCCGTTCTGATGGCCATGCCCGTGCTGTTGATCATCGCCAACTTCCTGCTCCTGGACTTGGAGCAACTGGAGGCGTTTGAGTACCATTACGGATTCCTGATCTTTGTGTGCATCGTGCACTTCTGCAATTTCACACAGCTCAATTGCTGGGTGCGGAATGTCCTGGCCTTTTTGGCAGCACTGTGCTTCATTGGCATTGCAGTGTCCCAGTTGATGGTCTACAGTCACAATCGAAGTGaccagcagcaggatcaggaggcGTCGAATTTCATCCAGGAGATCAAGTGGTTCCAGGACTATCATGTGGAAATCTATCTGGATCTGCTGCTCATCCTGGTGTTGGTCTGGTTCCTGAATCGCGAATTCGAGATTGGATATCGGCTGACCTTCTACGGCAATGCGGTGGCCAATCAGGATAAGGTCCGGGTGCAGAACATGAAGAACCAGGCGGACATGCTGCTCCACAACATTATACCCAAGCACGTGGCTGAGCATCTGAAGAACACGGCCAAGTACTCGGAGAACCATCACAACATAGCCATCATCTTTGCCTCGATCGTGAACTTCAATGAGATGTACGACGAGAGTTATCTGGGTGGCAAGGAGTTCCTGCGAGTGCTCAACGAACTGATTGGTGACTTTGATGAGCTGCTCTCGCGTCCGGAATTCCGAGCTGTGGAGAAGATCAAGACAATTGGATCAACCTTCATGGCGGCCAGTGGATTGGATCCCTCACATCGGGGAACGGGGAACGAGCATATTCACACACTGATGGAGTTCTCTATCGCCATGCAGGAGGTGGTGGATGCGTTCAACAAGGATCTGTTGGAGTTCAACCTCATCCTGCGGATTGGCATGAACATTGGCGATGTGACGGCGGGTGTAATCGGTACTAGCAAGCTGTACTACGATATTTGGGGCGATGCAGTCAATGTGGCCTCCAGAATGGACTCCACCGGGCTACCCAATCGCATCCAGGTGGGCAAGGATTGCCTGCCCTTCCTTACCAATCGCTATGAGTTTGAGCCACGTGGCAGTGTCTATGTAAAGGGCAAAGATCACATGGAGGTGTTCCTCTACACGACACGACGAGATAATCCACTGGATGATGATGTAGCTGATAAGGTGGAGCAGTTGGCGACCAAGAAGAAGGAGTACGAGGAGCGTGATGAGGATGCGGTGCAGgacgagcagcaggaggaggacgatgacgacgaggaggaggaggaggatgactTGCACTCCAGTGAGACCACCACGCTCTTCAAGTCGCAGGAATCGCTGCAGGCGAATGGTGGCAGCCACTTGGCTTCCACCGTCACAACCACCACCCACGCCATTACCCtcaccaacaacaacaaccataacagcagcaacaacaacaacgacattGGCACCAGcaccgcaacaacaacagccaacAACAACTCAATGCCAGTGGAAACTTAG
- the LOC120456726 gene encoding adenylate cyclase type 9 isoform X2, with product MPPGVLVNDSRANSTDDIQIALAPHIQTYLSQTGRRHSCCSVMLPVAFERAAAKSWLDPKFDSPVLEEQYQASVFPHIRMRYRFTLSYILLCSLMWCLYFVVDGGSEDFWRPISSSFSMLSLVTIMALCFTHWDLYREHRTVTSALTALLLCGASLAFLTYTGRAFSPLGHFAICLEIVLLIYTALPMPLWLGASTAISYSIAFEMVSHMVIGCSAIHGGPMHGGAGEAAGSAGGSGVEANGDPSNRILILRIMAHLSVHLVGVHVLIMNLVRMRGTFMKVGQNLLVRRQLEMEKQLKEKMIHSVMPPKVADMLLNEGGPSGLDASGLPPESHYMRPRASNDVKSLFRPFHMHSMENVSILFADIVGFTRMSSTKTAEQLVEILNDLFERFDDLCSLSGCEKISTLGDCYYCVSGCPEPRADHAICCVEMGLGMIDAMRCFDAQRHEGVKMRVGVHTGTVLCGIVGTRRVKFDVWSNDVSLANKMESSGKPEQVHISQETSSFLGDAYYLEEGEEVFGHRTYFVVGRRRDFTRTNSLSPSMPANATGSSLLLPGAHGASLSQSATNVSVVQPNVPPASPVGQLSSSLNPSPVLSMRPRLTSLSMKMRKKSQNRDRDVERGIIHPAAAGVPPVIVVRERPKIIITTKSLPGSLDSDEQPPVSPPLPPPANPPATETRSKIKLKVWKIPRFLKRFEDLTNRSSCGSISSAAHLEKEREREREKEELHHQNQLNPEETLAFMDNQMQNGNGCGYQQLPVLVESNHRTQTLDIPAARPVLHHAATSTALASSVLRSPEAGVSGGGGCCSPGQFSMYDDIIDVRSYISQSRSDISPFGRSGSYRSQCGRQSTGGVNGAGGAAGVGTEGRAGTSQAAPPVEQSPLPRPRASTLATGRPTPNSLEPGTSSTSPCCLPAPGNSGGCGGIYPPTHSRQSSICPSATSRKDSGIKSNSRRSSIQQQIYALNQTAISQHRVSGYFTSSTSSISNLGEVQGLGLPLAVQPPPPLLMPACSSQMADPLAACLQQLRKQSDLQLIRCVRDNARSQRSYLVKPPLRKFSLYFKSRQLERDFRSKAHRFGAENETEGPPTLATPRYNTYIDIFVGIAVYLCISVSLFLMTQNTVSPSFRLWVTLFSCFTGIQVFALFLFTRQMCRRQSGSNVSNRFRSKSTTSEDLEREERTGGAGGTPHFESCADRIFEAISSWYPWHICLAVLMAMPVLLIIANFLLLDLEQLEAFEYHYGFLIFVCIVHFCNFTQLNCWVRNVLAFLAALCFIGIAVSQLMVYSHNRSDQQQDQEASNFIQEIKWFQDYHVEIYLDLLLILVLVWFLNREFEIGYRLTFYGNAVANQDKVRVQNMKNQADMLLHNIIPKHVAEHLKNTAKYSENHHNIAIIFASIVNFNEMYDESYLGGKEFLRVLNELIGDFDELLSRPEFRAVEKIKTIGSTFMAASGLDPSHRGTGNEHIHTLMEFSIAMQEVVDAFNKDLLEFNLILRIGMNIGDVTAGVIGTSKLYYDIWGDAVNVASRMDSTGLPNRIQVGKDCLPFLTNRYEFEPRGSVYVKGKDHMEVFLYTTRRDNPLDDDVADKVEQLATKKKEYEERDEDAVQDEQQEEDDDDEEEEEDDLHSSETTTLFKSQESLQANGGSHLASTVTTTTHAITLTNNNNHNSSNNNNDIGTSTATTTANNNSMPVET from the exons ATGCCGCCGGGCGTTCTGGTCAACGATAGCCGGGCGAACTCCACCGATGACATCCAGATCGCCTTGGCGCCCCACATCCAGACCTACCTGAGCCAGACTGGCCGGCGGCACTCCTGCTGCAGCGTGATGCTCCCCGTGGCCTTCGAGCGGGCGGCGGCCAAGTCCTGGCTGGATCCCAAGTTCGACTCCCCGGTCCTCGAGGAGCAGTACCAGGCCAGCGTCTTTCCACACATACGGATGCGGTACAG GTTTACCCTCTCGTACATCCTGCTCTGCTCGCTGATGTGGTGCCTGTACTTCGTGGTGGATGGCGGATCGGAGGACTTCTGGCGCCCAATCTCCAGCTCCTTCTCGATGCTCTCGCTGGTCACCATCATGGCGCTGTGCTTCACCCATTGGGACCTGTACAGGGAGCACCGAACGGTGACCTCCGCGCTGACCGCGCTGCTCCTCTGCGGCGCCTCATTGGCATTCCTCACCTACACGGGCAGGGCATTCAGTCCGCTGGGTCACTTCGCCATCTGCCTGGAGATCGTGCTGCTGATCTACACGGCTTTGCCCATGCCCTTGTGGCTGGGCGCCAGTACTGCGATCAGCTATTCGATTGCCTTCGAGATGGTGTCGCACATGGTCATCGGATGCAGTGCCATTCATGGTGGTCCCATGCacggaggagcaggagaagcagCAGGTTCAGCAGGAGGATCAGGAGTGGAGGCGAACGGAGATCCCAGCAACAGGATACTCATCCTGCGGATAATGGCCCACCTGAGTGTGCATCTGGTGGGCGTGCATGTGCTGATCATGAATCTGGTGCGCATGCGCGGCACCTTCATGAAGGTGGGTCAGAATCTCCTCGTGCGTCGCCAATTGGAGATGGAAAAGCAGCTCAAAGAGAAGATGATACACTCGGTGATGCCGCCAAAAGTGGCCGATATGCTGCTCAATGAGGGTGGCCCATCGGGTCTGGATGCCAGTGGTTTGCCACCCGAATCGCACTACATGCGACCACGTGCCTCCAACGATGTGAAGTCCCTGTTCCGGCCCTTTCACATGCACAGCATGGAGAACGTGAGCATCCTATTCGCGGACATCGTTGGCTTCACCCGCATGTCCTCCACGAAAACGGCCGAACAGCTGGTGGAGATACTCAACGATCTCTTCGAGCGTTTCGACGACCTCTGCTCGCTGAGTGGATGCGAGAAGATCTCCACGCTGGGCGATTGCTACTACTGCGTGTCCGGCTGTCCAGAGCCACGGGCGGATCATGCCATTTGCTGTGTGGAAATGGGCCTGGGCATGATTGATGCCATGCGCTGCTTCGATGCCCAGCGCCACGAGGGTGTCAAGATGCGAGTGGGCGTCCACACGGGCACCGTTCTCTGCGGCATCGTCGGCACGCGGCGGGTGAAGTTCGATGTGTGGAGCAACGACGTCAGCCTGGCCAACAA AATGGAATCCTCGGGAAAACCGGAGCAGGTGCACATCTCACAGGAGACATCCAGCTTTCTGGGCGATGCCTACTATTTGGAGGAGGGCGAGGAGGTGTTTG GTCATCGCACGTACTTCGTGGTGGGAAGACGACGCGACTTCACACGCACCAACAGCCTGAGTCCCAGCATGCCGGCGAATGCCACGGGCAGCTCCCTGCTCTTGCCCGGCGCCCATGGCGCCTCCCTTTCCCAGAGTGCCACCAACGTGTCGGTGGTGCAGCCGAACGTTCCACCCGCCTCGCCGGTGGGTCAGCTGTCCAGCTCGCTGAATCCCTCGCCGGTGCTCTCCATGCGACCGCGTCTCACCTCGTTGAGCATGAAGATGCGCAAGAAATCGCAGAACCGCGACCGGGATGTGGAACGTGGCATTATCCATCCGGCGGCAGCGGGCGTTCCTCCGGTGATTGTTGTACGCGAACGCCCCAAaatcatcatcaccaccaaGTCCCTGCCCGGCAGCCTGGACTCTGATGAACAACCGCCAGTCAGTCCACCGTTGCCGCCACCGGCAAATCCCCCAGCGACGGAAACGCGATCGAAGATCAAGCTAAAGGTGTGGAAAATTCCACGTTTTCTCAAGCGATTCGAGGATTTAACCAACAGAAGCAGCTGCGGCAGCATCTCATCCGCCGCTCATCTGGAGAAGGAAAGGGAGAGAGAGCGGGAGAAGGAGGAGCTGCACCATCAGAACCAACTGAATCCCGAGGAGACCTTGGCATTCATGGACAACCAGATGCAGAACGGCAACGGTTGTGGCTACCAGCAGTTGCCCGTTTTGGTTGAGTCCAACCATCGCACCCAGACTCTGGACATTCCGGCCGCTCGTCCGGTACTCCATCATGCAGCTACATCCACGGCACTGGCCAGCAGCGTGCTCAGATCGCCGGAGGCGGGAGTCAGTGGAGGCGGGGGATGCTGTTCCCCTGGTCAGTTCTCCATGTACGATGACATCATCGATGTGCGTTCCTACATCAGTCAGTCAAGAAGCGATATATCTCCATTCGGTCGTTCGGGCAGCTATAGATCGCAATGTGGCCGCCAGTCAACGGGAGGAGTGAAcggagctggaggagcagcaggagttGGGACCGAAGGAAGAGCTGGTACCTCCCAGGCAGCGCCACCAGTGGAGCAATCGCCACTACCGCGACCACGAGCCTCCACTTTGGCTACCGGAAGACCCACACCGAATAGCCTGGAACCGGGCACTTCGTCCACGAGCCCCTGCTGCTTGCCAGCTCCGGGAAACTCCGGCGGCTGTGGTGGCATCTACCCGCCCACGCACTCCCGCCAGTCGAGCATCTGCCCATCGGCCACTTCGCGCAAGGATTCCGGAATCAAGAGCAACTCGCGCAGATCCTCTATACAGCAGCAAATCTATGCACTCAACCAGACGGCGATTAGTCAACACAGGGTCTCCGGTTACTTCACCAGCTCCACGTCCAGTATATCCAACTTGGGAGAGGTGCAAGGACTGGGACTTCCGCTGGCGGTGCAACCACCACCGCCTCTCCTGATGCCCGCCTGCTCCTCACAAATGGCGGATCCACTGGCCGCCTGCCTGCAGCAGTTGCGCAAGCAATCGGATCTCCAGCTCATCCGTTGCGTGCGGGATAATGCCAGGTCGCAGAGGAGCTATCTGGTGAAGCCGCCGTTGCGGAAATTCAGTTTGTACTTCAAGTCACGGCAGTTGGAGCGCGATTTCCGGTCGAAGGCCCATCGTTTTGGTGCGGAAAATGAGACGGAAGGACCGCCGACTTTGGCCACGCCACGCTATAACACCTACATAGATATATTCGTGGGCATTGCGGTTTATCTGTGCATCTCCGTCTCACTGTTTCTGATGACCCAGAACACCGTATCGCCGAGCTTCCGGCTGTGGGTGACCTTGTTCTCCTGCTTCACAGGCATCCAAGTGTTCGCCCTCTTCCTGTTCACAAGGCAAATGTGTCGCCGGCAGAGCGGGAGCAATGTCAGCAATCGATTCAGATCCAAGTCGACGACTAGCGAGGATTTGGAGCGTGAGGAGCGTACAGGTGGAGCAGGGGGAACACCACACTTCGAGTCTTGTGCCGATCGCATTTTCGAGGCCATATCCAGCTGGTATCCGTGGCACATTTGCCTAGCCGTTCTGATGGCCATGCCCGTGCTGTTGATCATCGCCAACTTCCTGCTCCTGGACTTGGAGCAACTGGAGGCGTTTGAGTACCATTACGGATTCCTGATCTTTGTGTGCATCGTGCACTTCTGCAATTTCACACAGCTCAATTGCTGGGTGCGGAATGTCCTGGCCTTTTTGGCAGCACTGTGCTTCATTGGCATTGCAGTGTCCCAGTTGATGGTCTACAGTCACAATCGAAGTGaccagcagcaggatcaggaggcGTCGAATTTCATCCAGGAGATCAAGTGGTTCCAGGACTATCATGTGGAAATCTATCTGGATCTGCTGCTCATCCTGGTGTTGGTCTGGTTCCTGAATCGCGAATTCGAGATTGGATATCGGCTGACCTTCTACGGCAATGCGGTGGCCAATCAGGATAAGGTCCGGGTGCAGAACATGAAGAACCAGGCGGACATGCTGCTCCACAACATTATACCCAAGCACGTGGCTGAGCATCTGAAGAACACGGCCAAGTACTCGGAGAACCATCACAACATAGCCATCATCTTTGCCTCGATCGTGAACTTCAATGAGATGTACGACGAGAGTTATCTGGGTGGCAAGGAGTTCCTGCGAGTGCTCAACGAACTGATTGGTGACTTTGATGAGCTGCTCTCGCGTCCGGAATTCCGAGCTGTGGAGAAGATCAAGACAATTGGATCAACCTTCATGGCGGCCAGTGGATTGGATCCCTCACATCGGGGAACGGGGAACGAGCATATTCACACACTGATGGAGTTCTCTATCGCCATGCAGGAGGTGGTGGATGCGTTCAACAAGGATCTGTTGGAGTTCAACCTCATCCTGCGGATTGGCATGAACATTGGCGATGTGACGGCGGGTGTAATCGGTACTAGCAAGCTGTACTACGATATTTGGGGCGATGCAGTCAATGTGGCCTCCAGAATGGACTCCACCGGGCTACCCAATCGCATCCAGGTGGGCAAGGATTGCCTGCCCTTCCTTACCAATCGCTATGAGTTTGAGCCACGTGGCAGTGTCTATGTAAAGGGCAAAGATCACATGGAGGTGTTCCTCTACACGACACGACGAGATAATCCACTGGATGATGATGTAGCTGATAAGGTGGAGCAGTTGGCGACCAAGAAGAAGGAGTACGAGGAGCGTGATGAGGATGCGGTGCAGgacgagcagcaggaggaggacgatgacgacgaggaggaggaggaggatgactTGCACTCCAGTGAGACCACCACGCTCTTCAAGTCGCAGGAATCGCTGCAGGCGAATGGTGGCAGCCACTTGGCTTCCACCGTCACAACCACCACCCACGCCATTACCCtcaccaacaacaacaaccataacagcagcaacaacaacaacgacattGGCACCAGcaccgcaacaacaacagccaacAACAACTCAATGCCAGTGGAAACTTAG